DNA sequence from the Candidatus Kaistella beijingensis genome:
AATAAGAGAACAAGCCATATTAGAAAGCAATGCGCTTCTGTGTGAAGCAGTTCTTCCTAAGTGATTGAATTTTTTACCGTGTCTCATTGTTTTTTATTTATCAGCGTCTAATTTATATTTAGCAACGTCGAAACCGAAGTTAAGACCTTTTGCATGCACTAATTCTTCTAATTCTGTTAAAGATTTTTTACCGAAATTTCTGAATTTCATCAAATCAGACTTGGTGTAAGAAACCAACTCGCCCAAAGTTTCCACTTCGGCAGCTTTCAAACAGTTCAATGCTCTTACTGAAAGATCCATGTCGGTCAATTTAGATTTAAGCAATTGTCTTGTGTGAAGTGTTTCTTCGTCGTATTGGATGGATGCTTTTACTGCTTCAGTTTCCAAGGTGATTCTCTCATCAGAGAACAACATGAAATGATAGATTAATATCTTCGAAGCTTCCGTCAAAGCGTTTTGAGGACTGATTGAACCATCAGTTTCAATATCCAAAACGAGTTTTTCGTAGTCTGTTTTTTGCTCTACACGATAATTTTCAATACTGTACTGCACTTTCTTGATCGGTGTGAAGATAGAGTCAATCGCAATGGTTCCGATAGGAGCATTGTTTGACTTGTTTTGTTCCGATGGAACGTAACCTCTTCCTTTTTCGATGCTGAAAGTCAATTCAAACTTCACGTCTTTATTCAGCGTACAGATCACCAAATCAGGGTTCAAAACTTCAAAACCTGAAATTGATTTTCCTAAATCTCCTGCTGTAACAGTAGTTTGCCCGGAAACTTTAGCGGTAACCTGTTCTGCGGTTGCATTTTCAGATTTAGCTTTAAGTCTTAATTGCTTTAAGTTCAGAATAATTTCTGTAACGTCTTC
Encoded proteins:
- a CDS encoding DNA-directed RNA polymerase subunit alpha, which gives rise to MAILTFIKPDKVILLNSDDFKGQFEFRPLEPGFGLTIGNALRRVLLSSLEGYAISSIKIEGVEHEFSTIPGVIEDVTEIILNLKQLRLKAKSENATAEQVTAKVSGQTTVTAGDLGKSISGFEVLNPDLVICTLNKDVKFELTFSIEKGRGYVPSEQNKSNNAPIGTIAIDSIFTPIKKVQYSIENYRVEQKTDYEKLVLDIETDGSISPQNALTEASKILIYHFMLFSDERITLETEAVKASIQYDEETLHTRQLLKSKLTDMDLSVRALNCLKAAEVETLGELVSYTKSDLMKFRNFGKKSLTELEELVHAKGLNFGFDVAKYKLDADK